The proteins below are encoded in one region of Thermothelomyces thermophilus ATCC 42464 chromosome 1, complete sequence:
- a CDS encoding glycoside hydrolase family 5 protein (CAZy_ID 267936) — MLALLLTVAALGAAALFFLQLYRTESRLRTPWTPDRSSRLFAQRPLPPPVEGTFLSSPHYTLPLRTRGRDVVDARGRRFKLASVNWYGASDELMVPGGLDVRHRREIARAVRRLGFNSVRLPYSDEMVATNPPVDARLVAANPDLAGARALDVYVAVVEALTAEGVAVVVNNHITSATWCCGADPCDAGWANDHLPAALCRVRQTEDQWIEHWETVMARLADNPLVIGADLRNEVRGLWGTMPWARWAAAAERAGNRLLRMNPDWLIIVGGTESQNDLTGVATRPVVLDLPDRVVYSAHVYSWSGWGSWGGRYATRSYPSFVQSARKNWAYLVEGDVAPVWVGEFGAPRSPGRGDANYWNNLLRYLKTIDADFGYWALNPRKPRHNETETYALLEDDWVTPVLDYRLKDLTELMRAGTTT; from the coding sequence ATGCTCGCGCTTCTCCTGACCGTCGCCGCTCTCGGGGCCGCCGCCTTATTCTTTCTGCAGCTCTACCGTACCGAGTCGCGTCTGCGCACCCCCTGGACGCCCGACCGGTCGTCGCGCCTCTTCGCCCAGCGGCCGCTCCCACCGCCGGTCGAGGGAACGTTCCTGTCATCACCGCACTATACGTTGCCGCTGCGCACGCGCGGGCGCGATGTGGTGGATGCGCGGGGGCGGCGGTTCAAGCTGGCGAGCGTCAACTGGTACGGGGCGAGCGACGAGCTGATGGTGCCGGGAGGGCTGGACGTGCGGCACCGGCGCGAGATCGCGCGGGCCGTGCGCCGGCTCGGCTTCAACTCGGTCCGCCTGCCCTACTCGGACGAGATGGTGGCGACTAACCCGCCCGTCGACGCCCGCCTGGTGGCCGCCAACCCGGACCTGGCGGGCGCGCGGGCCCTAGACGTctacgtcgccgtcgtcgaggcgctgacggccgagggcgtcgccgtcgtggTCAACAACCACATCACGAGCGCGACCTGGTGCTGCGGCGCCGACCCCTGCGACGCCGGCTGGGCCAACGACCACCTGCCGGCCGCCCTGTGCCGCGTCCGCCAGACGGAGGACCAGTGGATCGAGCACTGGGAGACCGTCATGGCCAGGCTGGCCGACAACCCGCTCGTCATCGGCGCCGACCTGCGCAACGAGGTCCGGGGCCTCTGGGGCACCATGCCCTGGGCGCgctgggcggcggccgccgagaGGGCCGGCAACCGGCTGCTCCGCATGAACCCGGACTGGCTCATCATCGTGGGCGGCACCGAGTCGCAGAACGACCTGACGGGCGTCGCCACGCGGCCCGTCGTGCTCGACCTCCCCGACCGCGTCGTCTACTCGGCCCACGTCTACTCGTGGAGCGGCTGGGGCAGCTGGGGGGGCCGGTACGCGACCCGGTCGTACCCGAGCTTCGTCCAGTCGGCGCGCAAGAACTGGGCCTACCTGGTCGAGGGGGACGTGGCGCCCGTCTGGGTGGGCGAGTTCGGCGCGCCCCGCTCGCCCGGCCGCGGCGACGCCAACTACTGGAACAACCTGCTCCGCTACCTCAAGACCATCGACGCCGACTTCGGCTACTGGGCCCTCAACCCGCGCAAGCCCCGGCATAACGAGACGGAGACGTACGCCCTCCTCGAGGACGACTGGGTCACCCCGGTGCTGGACTACCGGCTGAAGGACCTGACCGAGCTGATGCGAGCTGGCACCACCACCTga